One genomic region from Quercus robur chromosome 4, dhQueRobu3.1, whole genome shotgun sequence encodes:
- the LOC126721951 gene encoding uncharacterized protein LOC126721951, which produces MVAMPNVVAKENSQAVERADVFIKAYCMKDGTPISNEVRDKIDKMKEILNNGGKLVGDHRDGILWAKDDAFAQVMGKERSGRVRGVGFGPTPSGRSGSNLPCVPGLSSTETVQRMIALENSMRDQLADSEQRHQQQLAEALAEAKRESDARHEQQLAEALAEAKRESDARHEQQLAEAMRESERRHQQQLDETKREMADTKRRMDEMVAFLQKNVISSLSGYSGNSATS; this is translated from the exons ATGGTGGCAATGCCCAACGTTGTC GCAAAAGAAAACAGCCAAGCAGTGGAGCGTGCAGATGTTTTCATAAAAGCATACTGCATGAAAGATGGGACTCCTATTAGTAATGAAGTGCGAGACAAGATT gataaaatgaaagaaattttaaacaacGGGGGCAAGCTAGTAGGAGACCATCGCGATGGAATTCTCTGGGCAAAAGATGATGCGTTCGCTCAAGTGATGGGCAAAGAACGTTCTGGACGTGTCCGTGGGGTCGGTTTTGGACCAACCCCATCAGGAAGAAGTGGGTCCAACCTTCCATGTGTGCCTGGGCTGTCGTCCACTGAAACGGTCCAACGAATGATTGCATTGGAAAATTCGATGAGGGACCAACTTGCTGACTCAGAGCAAAGGCATCAGCAGCAACTGGCCGAAGCACTGGCTGAAGCAAAGCGGGAGTCAGATGCACGGCATGAGCAGCAACTAGCCGAAGCACTGGCCGAAGCAAAGCGGGAGTCAGATGCACGGCATGAGCAGCAACTGGCCGAAGCAATGCGCGAATCAGAAAGACGGCATCAGCAGCAGCTGGACGAAACAAAGCGGGAAATGGCCGATACAAAGCGGAGAATGGATGAAATGGTAGCCTTCTTACAAAAGAATGTCATCTCAAGTTTAAGCGGTTATTCAG gTAATAGCGCTACATCATAG
- the LOC126722139 gene encoding serine/threonine-protein kinase ZRK1-like, giving the protein MRWSWFMPFHHFIFKRREETEEREERERLFYENGSLLLEKLIASCNAKPIPIRTFSPQQLRQATNNFSSEKLVLGFSIWYKGSVEGRFVVIKGSFVRNVKPIPIRTFSPQQLRQATNNYPSQHLGIYWYKGSLEGRIVLIKRLDNLAYIAINDLVISAQMSGHSNVLKPIGCCLHTRIPILVFEFAANGLLADRIYVSRVTELQHEPMVWEKRLKIARQIAHTLSYFHTAFPRPVIHMGIFMHSILLDEHDVPKLSYFHFSVSIPEGEADVDAPFRSIFCAPEFEATGKATEKADVYAFGRILLELLTGEDSLNITRFTIDKDSTLVAYLHNRAQGSCINEIMDPAILAEDGDGVASLQHQLQAVVDLGLTCTEEDPQRRPTMVDVTKQLRRIERFTQTGEVLLGNLQNLKLRESFEEHASASLKRNASSDEIQAVNKASERPLEV; this is encoded by the exons ATGCGCTGGAGTTGGTTCATGCCATTTcatcatttcatttttaaaagaagagaggaaacagaggaaagagaggaaagagagagattgttttatGAGAATGGAAGCCTGTTACTTGAGAAGCTGATTGCCTCTTGCAATGCCAAGCCTATTCCCATCCGTACCTTCTCCCCTCAACAACTCCGCCAAGCAACCAACAACTTTTCTTCTGAAAAGCTGGTATTGGGGTTCTCTATTTGGTACAAGGGTTCTGTTGAAGGACGATTTGTTGTCATTAAGGGTTCTTTTGTTCGCAATGTCAAGCCTATTCCCATCCGTACCTTCTCCCCTCAACAACTCCGCCAAGCAACCAACAATTATCCTTCTCAACATCTGGGAATTTATTGGTACAAAGGTTCTCTTGAAGGACGAATTGTTCTCATTAAGCGTTTAGATAATTTGGCCTACATAGCCATCAATGATTTAGTGATTTCTGCACAAATGAGTGGTCACAGCAATGTATTAAAGCCCATAGGTTGTTGTCTCCACACTCGAATTCCCATTTTGGTGTTTGAATTTGCCGCCAATGGTTTACTTGCAGATCGAATTTATGTCTCCCGTGTTACTGAACTGCAACATGAGCCGATGGTGTGGGAGAAAAGGTTAAAGATTGCAAGGCAGATTGCTCATACTCTTTCTTATTTCCATACTGCCTTCCCTAGACCTGTCATCCACATGGGTATCTTCATGCACAGTATCTTATTAGATGAACATGATGTTCCCAAATTGTCGTACTTTCATTTTTCTGTATCAATTCCCGAAGGTGAAGCTGACGTGGACGCTCCTTTTCGTTCAATATTCTGCGCCCCGGAGTTTGAAGCAACAGGCAAGGCAACTGAGAAAGCTGATGTATATGCTTTTGGTCGGATTCTTCTTGAACTTTTAACTGGAGAGGATTCTCTTAATATAACCCGATTTACAATTGATAAAGATTCTACTTTAGTAGCATACCTACATAACCGTGCACAAGGTAGTTGCATAAACGAGATTATGGACCCTGCAATCTTGGCTGAAGATGGGGATGGAGTTGCTAGTTTACAGCATCAATTACAAGCTGTGGTGGACCTTGGCTTGACATGTACAGAGGAAGATCCACAAAGAAGGCCAACTATGGTAGATGTCACCAAGCAACTCAGGCGGATTGAGAG GTTCACACAAACCGGTGAAGTGCTTTTGGGAAATTTGCAGAATTTAAAGCTTCGTGAGAGTTTTGAAGAGCATGCTTCTGCATCATTGAAAAGGAATGCTTCTAGTGATGAAATCCAAGCAGTGAACAAAGCCTCTGAAAGGCCTCTTGAAGTTTGA
- the LOC126721952 gene encoding uncharacterized protein LOC126721952: MEIWNARLVYIIQCIYPSNTDGFVIPSLEIGDLDRSKTDVSEVEASKPPSPKAKKEENIYLGPHGAPPSQSKQQEPNSAGRKQRFKQKLKEADERTSGTGRENKLESLRELVGGGKATGNMTKGSTRDWLDPHCHESQFEKWDPQ, encoded by the exons ATGGAAATCTGGAATG CAAGATTAGTATACATTATACAATGTATATATCCTTCTA ACACTGATGGATTCGTGATTCCAAGCTTGGAAATAGGAGACTTAGATCGGAGTAAAACTGATGTTTCAGAAGTAGAAGCCTCAAAACCTCCTTCTCCAAAG gccaaaaaagaagagaatatcTACCTAGGTCCACACGGAGCACCTCCTTCACAGTCAAAGCAGCAAGAGCCAAATTCTGCTGGTCGTAAGCAGCGGTTCAAGCAAAAATTGAAGGAAGCAGATGAGAGGACCAGTGGGACAGGTCGGGAGAATAAGTTAGAGAGTCTCAGAGAACTTGTGGGTGGTGGCAAAGCCACCGGCAACATGACAAAGGGCTCTACCAGGGATTGGCTAGACCCACATTGTCATGAGTCTCAGTTTGAGAAGTGGGATCCCCAGTGA